In Candidatus Deferrimicrobium sp., the DNA window GGCGAGCAGGCGGAATCGCATGGCTCACTCCTCCGGCGGCGTCGTACCGACACCGCCTTTGCGTCAACGGCTGACCCGAATTTTGCCGACCATACCCGCTTCGAAATGGCCCGGCACCAGGCAGGCGAAATCGAACGTGCCGGCCGTTGTGAATTGCCAGACCAGTTCGCCGGTCATGCCGGGATCCACGATGACCTGGTTTGGATCGGCGTGTTCCATCTCCGGGAATTTCCGCATCAACTCGGCGTGTTCCTTCAGTTCCTTGATCGTTCCAAGCACCATCTCGTGCTTCACTTTTCCGGTGTTCCTGACGATGAACCGGATGGTATCGCCCCGTTTCACCCGGA includes these proteins:
- a CDS encoding cupredoxin family protein — protein: MMKRILIASAIAVSLASASGAPAHADKNHVVKEEHHADGHATALGKPGDPGKVTRNVEVNMNDSMRFLPDSIRVKRGDTIRFIVRNTGKVKHEMVLGTIKELKEHAELMRKFPEMEHADPNQVIVDPGMTGELVWQFTTAGTFDFACLVPGHFEAGMVGKIRVSR